Proteins found in one Aspergillus chevalieri M1 DNA, chromosome 2, nearly complete sequence genomic segment:
- a CDS encoding seipin co-factor family protein (COG:S;~EggNog:ENOG410Q2KX;~PFAM:PF16015;~TransMembrane:3 (o73-92i99-121o127-144i)) — protein MAIPVENGYSNTAPQFKPESLPPPKPKQTSQFQPQSDKQSKIEYLHNLIYTYINPPATAALTNLQNHFNAHPLLTTFLVAQFLTSILPLLLFTTGVLTAGLVSAGLFAFLGLLVLGPVLVITGVLGVVAWGWGWGVFLVGRWVWGSYAERYRGGYGEGGMLRGRMGC, from the coding sequence ATGGCAATCCCAGTCGAAAATGGCTACTCCAACACCGCACCCCAATTCAAACCCGAATCCCTCCCACCACCAAAACCAAAACAAACCTCCCAATTTCAACCCCAATCCGATAAACAATCCAAAATCGAATACCTACACAACCTCATATACACCTACATCAACCCCCCCGCCACCGCCGCCCTAACAAACCTCcaaaaccacttcaacgccCACCCGCTCCTAACaaccttcctcgtcgcccaATTCCTAACCTCTATTCTACCGCTCCTCCTTTTTACGACTGGCGTGTTGACGGCTGGCCTCGTTTCGGCGGGGTTATTTGCGTTTTTGGGATTACTGGTGTTGGGGCCGGTTCTGGTGATTACGGGTGTGTTAGGGGTTGTGGCttggggatggggatgggggGTGTTTCTGGTGGGGAGGTGGGTTTGGGGGAGTTATGCTGAGAGATACCGCGGTGGTTATGGGGAGGGGGGTATGTTAAGAGGGAGAATGGGGTGTTGA